TGCGGCTGTACGCGGCGCTGACCGGGGCTGCGCAAGAGCCCTGGCAAGAGATCGCCGAGCAGGAACTCTTCCAGATCCTGGTGCCGTTCTGGGGCGATACGCCGGCCCAGGAAGGTTCGTCCTCGAAGGGGATCGCACGTGCCAAGGCGCGCATCGACGCGTCGCCGGAGATTCCTGTCACGCTGGCGGAACTGGCCGCCGATGCGGGGCTCAGCCGATATCATTTCTTGCGCGCGTTCAAGGCCGCGACGGAACTGCCGCCCCATGCCTATCGCCTGCAGCGCCAGCTTCAGATGGCGCGCAGGTTGATTTCTTCGGGACACTCGCTCGCGCAGTCCACCACGATGGCAGGTTTCGCCGACCAGAGCCACCTCACGCGCCATTTCGTCCGGACCTACGGGCTGACGCCCGGCTCGCTTGCCACGGCCATCCGCGGGGCTGCCTGAGCGCGCTGTCCGCGTTCCTTAACGGACATTCAATCAAAACGCGAGGCTCGGCGACGGTAGCATCAAGCCGTCGCGAACGTCGACCCGGCGCGTGGTGCTGCGCAACAACTGCACGCCCAGCGCGCGCTCGAATGCCTTGAGCCGGTGGCCGACGTTGGAGCGCGTGGTCTGCAGCTTGCGCGCATAGAGGTCCACAGCGGCGCCCAGACTGGTGAACCAGGTTGGACAATCTGTTCATCGGCGCCTGGATTGTCAAAACCGCCCGGCCCGCTAAGATGGCCGGGACCATCCAACAATCCAACAGGAGCGGGCGACATGGCGCTGGACGACGAATCCTTCGGCCTGCTGCAGTCAGCGGTGCAGCGATTCATCCGGGAGCGCCTGGTCCCAGCCGAGAACATGCTCGAAGAGGAAGACGAAGTGCCCGCCGACATCGTCGCCGACATGAAGGCGATGGGGCTGTTCGGCTTGTCGATTCCCGAGGCGTACGGCGGCATCGGCCTGTCGATGGCGCAGGAGTGCGAGGTGGTGTACGACCTTGGCCACACGTCGTTCGCGTTCCGCTCGGTGTTCGGCACCAACGTCGGCATCGGGTCGCAGGGCATCCTGATGGACGGCACCGAGGCGCAGAAGGCCGCGTACCTGCCACGCATCGCCAGCGGCGAGCTCATCATCTCGTTCGCGCTGACCGAGCCGGACGCGGGGTCGGATGCGGCCTCGCTGCAGACGCGCGCCACGCCCGACGGCGACCACTACGTGATCAACGGCACCAAGCGCTTCATCACCAACGCGCCGCGCGCGGGCGCTTTTACGCTGATGGCGCGGACCGGCGGGGAGGGCGCGGGCGGCATCTCGGCCTTCATCATGCCGGCCGATACGCCCGGCATCACGCTCGGCAAGCCCGACAGGAAGATGGGCCAGCGCGGCACCAAGACCTGCGACGTGATGCTGGACAACGTACGCGTGAGCGCCGCCAACATCATCGGCGGCGTGGCCGGGCAGGGCTTCAAGACGGCGATGAAGGTACTGGACCGGGGGCGCCTACATCTCTCGGCGCTGGCCTGCGGCATGGCGCATCGGCTGATCACCGATGCGGCGGCTTACGCCAAGGGGCGCCGGCAGTTCGGCCAGCCGATCGCCGATTTCCAGTTGATCCAGGCGATGCTGGCCGATTGCCAGGCCGAGTTGTACGCGGGCCTGTCCATGGTGCGCGACTGCGCGCGCCGCTACGACGCCAAGCCCGCCGGCCGGCAGGACCACGAAGTCAGCATGCTGGCCTCCTGCAGCAAGCTGTTCTGCACCGAGATGGTCGGCCGCGTGGCGGACCGCGCGGTGCAGATCCACGGCGGCGCGGGCTATATCGCTGAATACAAGGTGGAGCGCTTCTATCGCGATGTGCGCCTGCTGCGCCTGTACGA
The nucleotide sequence above comes from Ralstonia solanacearum K60. Encoded proteins:
- a CDS encoding AraC family transcriptional regulator, with amino-acid sequence MTKRVSADRFTAGVCRLPGVVAVEATSARSFSRHTHDQFGIGVVLHGAQDSASGRGQVRAVSGDLIAVNPNEVHDGRPVGGEPRAWRMLYFDPALIARFSVEMGRSPGGEFAHPVLDNGPAVRVFMRLYAALTGAAQEPWQEIAEQELFQILVPFWGDTPAQEGSSSKGIARAKARIDASPEIPVTLAELAADAGLSRYHFLRAFKAATELPPHAYRLQRQLQMARRLISSGHSLAQSTTMAGFADQSHLTRHFVRTYGLTPGSLATAIRGAA
- a CDS encoding helix-turn-helix domain-containing protein; this translates as MDLYARKLQTTRSNVGHRLKAFERALGVQLLRSTTRRVDVRDGLMLPSPSLAF
- a CDS encoding acyl-CoA dehydrogenase family protein translates to MALDDESFGLLQSAVQRFIRERLVPAENMLEEEDEVPADIVADMKAMGLFGLSIPEAYGGIGLSMAQECEVVYDLGHTSFAFRSVFGTNVGIGSQGILMDGTEAQKAAYLPRIASGELIISFALTEPDAGSDAASLQTRATPDGDHYVINGTKRFITNAPRAGAFTLMARTGGEGAGGISAFIMPADTPGITLGKPDRKMGQRGTKTCDVMLDNVRVSAANIIGGVAGQGFKTAMKVLDRGRLHLSALACGMAHRLITDAAAYAKGRRQFGQPIADFQLIQAMLADCQAELYAGLSMVRDCARRYDAKPAGRQDHEVSMLASCSKLFCTEMVGRVADRAVQIHGGAGYIAEYKVERFYRDVRLLRLYEGTTQIQQLIIAKHLLRD